DNA from Marinoscillum sp. 108:
CAGGATGTGTTAGGTGGCAGCACCAATCACACCATGATGATGGCTGGACCCTGCAGCATAGAATCCTGGGAACAAATCTCTCAGACTGCTGAGCTGCTAAAATCCCTCAACATCAAAACATTGAGGGCAGGCTGTTTCAAGCCACGCACCTCGCCCTATACCTTTCAGGGAATGGGCGAAGAGGGATTAAAAATGCTGGTAAAAGTGCGGGAAACTTATGATCTGAATATTATCACTGAGGTGAAAGACAGCTCTCACGTGGACCTGGTGATTGACCATGCAGACATTGTACAAATCGGCACCAAAGCCATGTATGACCAGAGTATTCTACGAAAATGCGGGAAGTCTACCAAGCCAGTCCTGCTCAAAAGAGGCTTCGGTACCACTCTGCAGGAGTTTGTGCAGGCGGCAGAGTTTATCCTTTCCGGTGGCAATCCCAATGTCATGCTGTGTGAACGGGGTATTCGCACATTTGAAAATAAAACCAGGTTTACCCTCGACCTGACCGGTGT
Protein-coding regions in this window:
- the aroF gene encoding 3-deoxy-7-phosphoheptulonate synthase, encoding MIIHLKGDLAPEKIATLATAHEAIHFRSEDRDILVLSSKITSVPTALAPYVDQSFVMSSDIQLASRDYQPYKRNIKIGQDVLGGSTNHTMMMAGPCSIESWEQISQTAELLKSLNIKTLRAGCFKPRTSPYTFQGMGEEGLKMLVKVRETYDLNIITEVKDSSHVDLVIDHADIVQIGTKAMYDQSILRKCGKSTKPVLLKRGFGTTLQEFVQAAEFILSGGNPNVMLCERGIRTFENKTRFTLDLTGVAYLKEFTNLPVVVDPSHAMGYRYGIPDLTRAAVAMGIDGLLIETHPTPELAKSDAAQQLNFDEFTKMFHSLKPVAEAVGQKLI